A stretch of the Synechocystis sp. PCC 7338 genome encodes the following:
- a CDS encoding DUF3120 domain-containing protein — MIPLLTTALAQPGLDFLRRLHRWRSSLAIDATTTGMQLMAGFLVSVPVFIQAPLVRQFPWLSLALTLPWVAIAVWLMKRPDQALWGDLLLGFSWSWLAGAIYWGWFRWEPLWHLPIEAIGLPFALWGLKRGWGVIGHLFYLGSLTGTAVTDIYFYLTGLMDHWRQVMVVDPQLARFVFQAALAKIHTPWGAAWAWLLLALLLGLGGWALQRRSPGWQAFAGAVLSTIVVDALFWLGAMMA, encoded by the coding sequence GTGATTCCCCTTTTAACCACCGCCTTAGCCCAGCCAGGGCTTGATTTTCTGCGTCGCCTGCACCGTTGGCGCTCCAGCCTTGCCATTGATGCCACCACCACCGGCATGCAACTGATGGCGGGCTTTCTCGTTTCCGTGCCGGTGTTTATCCAAGCGCCCCTGGTGCGGCAATTTCCCTGGCTTTCCCTGGCATTGACTTTGCCCTGGGTGGCGATCGCCGTTTGGTTAATGAAACGACCCGATCAGGCCCTGTGGGGGGATTTACTGCTGGGCTTTAGCTGGAGTTGGTTGGCGGGGGCCATTTATTGGGGTTGGTTTCGTTGGGAACCCCTCTGGCATTTACCCATCGAGGCGATCGGTTTACCCTTTGCCCTCTGGGGACTGAAACGGGGCTGGGGCGTAATCGGCCATTTATTCTACCTAGGCTCTCTGACGGGAACGGCCGTCACCGACATTTACTTTTATCTCACCGGGTTGATGGACCATTGGCGCCAGGTGATGGTAGTGGACCCCCAATTGGCCCGGTTTGTTTTCCAAGCGGCTCTGGCTAAAATTCATACCCCCTGGGGGGCGGCCTGGGCTTGGCTATTATTGGCCCTATTGCTGGGGCTGGGCGGTTGGGCGTTGCAACGGCGCTCCCCTGGCTGGCAAGCCTTTGCGGGGGCAGTGTTGAGTACTATTGTTGTAGATGCCCTTTTCTGGCTTGGGGCTATGATGGCCTAA
- the serA gene encoding phosphoglycerate dehydrogenase has translation MNLAWLQGFFLPLPSPPAPALLIFRSFTMAKVLVSDSIDQVGIDILKQVAQVDVKTGLSEAEIIDIIPEYDAIMLRSATKVTEKIIQAGSQLKIIGRAGVGVDNIDVPAATRQGIVVVNSPEGNTIAAAEHALAMMMALARHIPDANKSVKESKWERKQFIGTEVYKKTLGVVGLGKIGSHVAGVAKAMGMKLLAYDPFISQERADQIGCTLVDLDLLFSEADFITLHIPKTPETANLINAETLAKMKPSARIVNCSRGGIIDEEALVTAIETAEIGGAALDVFAQEPLGESRLREFSNVILTPHLGASTEEAQVNVAVDVAEQIRDVLLGLPARSAVNIPGLTPDVMEKLRPYLKLAETLGTLVGQLAGGRIDRLTVCLQGDLAEYTNSQPLVVAAIKGLLSQALRERVNYVNAAIEAKERGIRVIETKDASVRDYSGSLHLKATGTMGEHSATGALLSNGEIRITDVDEFPINVPPNNYMLFTLHRDMPGIIGKIGSLLGSFNVNIASMQVGRKIVRGDAIMALSLDDPLPDGLLSEITKVAGIRDAYTVKL, from the coding sequence GTGAATCTAGCCTGGCTCCAGGGATTTTTTCTACCCCTTCCGTCCCCGCCGGCCCCAGCGCTATTAATTTTTCGATCATTCACCATGGCTAAAGTTTTAGTTTCTGACTCCATTGACCAAGTCGGCATTGATATTCTCAAACAAGTTGCCCAAGTTGACGTAAAGACTGGGCTATCGGAAGCAGAAATTATAGACATCATCCCCGAGTACGATGCCATCATGTTGCGCTCTGCCACTAAGGTGACGGAGAAAATCATCCAGGCGGGTAGCCAGTTAAAAATTATTGGCCGGGCTGGGGTTGGTGTGGATAATATTGACGTTCCCGCGGCCACTCGCCAGGGCATTGTGGTGGTTAATTCCCCTGAAGGTAATACCATTGCGGCAGCGGAACACGCTCTGGCCATGATGATGGCCCTGGCCCGCCATATTCCTGATGCCAATAAATCCGTCAAGGAAAGCAAGTGGGAACGGAAACAATTCATCGGCACCGAAGTTTACAAAAAAACCCTAGGGGTCGTGGGACTAGGCAAAATTGGTTCCCACGTAGCCGGCGTGGCCAAGGCCATGGGCATGAAATTGCTGGCCTATGACCCGTTTATTTCCCAGGAACGGGCCGACCAAATCGGTTGTACGTTGGTAGACCTGGATCTGCTGTTCAGCGAAGCGGACTTTATTACCCTGCACATTCCCAAAACGCCGGAAACCGCCAATCTGATCAATGCTGAAACCCTGGCTAAAATGAAGCCCAGCGCCCGCATTGTCAACTGTTCCCGGGGTGGCATCATTGACGAAGAGGCTTTGGTAACGGCCATTGAAACAGCCGAGATTGGTGGGGCAGCCCTGGATGTGTTTGCCCAGGAACCCCTAGGGGAATCCCGCCTGCGGGAATTTAGCAATGTGATTTTGACTCCCCATTTGGGAGCTTCCACCGAAGAGGCCCAGGTGAATGTGGCGGTGGATGTGGCCGAACAAATTCGGGATGTGTTGTTGGGCTTACCGGCCCGCTCAGCGGTGAATATCCCTGGCCTCACCCCCGATGTAATGGAAAAATTACGCCCCTATCTCAAGCTAGCGGAAACCCTGGGCACCTTAGTGGGTCAGTTGGCCGGTGGCCGGATCGATCGCCTGACAGTTTGTTTACAGGGGGATTTGGCGGAATATACCAACAGTCAACCCCTGGTGGTGGCGGCCATTAAAGGTCTGCTCTCCCAAGCCCTCCGGGAACGGGTCAACTATGTCAATGCCGCGATCGAGGCTAAGGAACGGGGCATCCGGGTAATTGAAACCAAAGATGCTTCAGTGCGGGACTATTCCGGCTCCTTGCATCTGAAAGCCACCGGCACCATGGGGGAACACTCTGCCACCGGCGCCCTATTGAGCAACGGCGAAATTCGCATCACCGACGTGGACGAATTCCCCATTAACGTGCCTCCCAACAACTATATGTTGTTCACCCTGCACCGGGATATGCCGGGCATCATTGGTAAAATTGGTTCCCTGCTGGGTAGCTTTAACGTCAACATCGCCAGCATGCAGGTGGGTCGTAAAATTGTCCGGGGGGATGCGATCATGGCCCTGAGCTTGGACGATCCCCTCCCTGATGGCTTGCTATCGGAAATCACCAAGGTGGCTGGTATTCGGGATGCCTATACCGTTAAGCTCTAA
- the prmA gene encoding 50S ribosomal protein L11 methyltransferase, with product MAVANSWWEIRILCHPSLEETVFWRLERFGCVGTSTEKKAHSLLIRGYLPQEKAEILDLAALALWCEQDALLLQIPKPRFHWQLIDEEDWSISWKEHWQPTSVGDRFMIYPAWIAPLDPGDRLILRLDPGVAFGTGTHATTQLCLESLEMRVEPGKNQVLADLGCGSGILGIGAVLLGAAKVYGVDNDPLTVESARNNRHLNQIHPDNLVINEGSVPELEHLIAEPVDGIICNILADVIIDLLPQFTPLVKPQGWAILSGIMVEQSQAIADALEQNGWTVVAIWKRQEWCCFQARREESD from the coding sequence ATGGCTGTGGCTAATAGCTGGTGGGAAATTAGAATACTTTGCCATCCTTCCCTGGAAGAAACTGTTTTTTGGCGGCTGGAAAGGTTTGGCTGTGTGGGCACTTCCACTGAAAAAAAAGCCCATTCCCTGCTCATTCGGGGTTATTTACCCCAGGAAAAGGCAGAAATCCTCGACCTCGCCGCCCTAGCCCTTTGGTGTGAGCAGGACGCCCTTTTACTCCAGATTCCTAAACCCCGCTTCCATTGGCAATTGATTGACGAAGAGGATTGGTCCATTAGTTGGAAGGAGCATTGGCAACCTACCTCCGTCGGCGATCGGTTCATGATCTATCCGGCCTGGATTGCTCCCCTAGACCCTGGCGATCGCCTAATTCTGCGCCTCGACCCCGGCGTGGCCTTTGGCACTGGCACCCATGCCACCACCCAGCTTTGTTTGGAATCCTTGGAAATGCGGGTGGAGCCAGGCAAAAATCAAGTGCTGGCGGATCTTGGTTGTGGTTCCGGCATTTTGGGCATTGGAGCGGTTTTGTTAGGGGCGGCCAAGGTGTACGGCGTGGACAATGACCCCCTCACGGTGGAGTCGGCGCGGAATAATCGTCATCTGAATCAAATTCACCCCGATAATTTAGTCATCAATGAGGGCAGTGTGCCGGAGTTGGAGCATTTAATTGCTGAGCCGGTGGATGGCATCATTTGCAATATTTTGGCGGACGTCATCATCGATTTACTGCCCCAATTTACCCCCCTGGTCAAACCCCAAGGTTGGGCTATTCTCAGCGGCATTATGGTGGAACAAAGTCAGGCGATCGCCGATGCACTGGAGCAAAACGGTTGGACGGTGGTCGCCATTTGGAAGCGGCAAGAATGGTGTTGCTTTCAAGCTAGAAGGGAAGAGAGTGATTGA
- a CDS encoding phycobilisome linker polypeptide — protein sequence MRMFRITACVPSQTRIRTQRELQNTYFTKLVPYDNWFREQQRIMKMGGKIVKVELATGRPGTNAGLA from the coding sequence ATGCGGATGTTTAGAATTACGGCTTGTGTTCCTAGCCAAACCCGGATTCGGACACAACGGGAATTACAAAATACTTATTTTACGAAGTTGGTGCCCTACGATAATTGGTTTCGTGAGCAACAGCGCATCATGAAAATGGGCGGCAAAATTGTGAAGGTCGAATTAGCCACTGGCCGCCCCGGCACCAATGCTGGTCTGGCCTAG
- the apcB gene encoding allophycocyanin subunit beta, producing MQDAITAVINSADVQGKYLDGAAMDKLKSYFASGELRVRAASVISANAATIVKEAVAKSLLYSDVTRPGGNMYTTRRYAACIRDLDYYLRYATYAMLAGDASILDERVLNGLKETYNSLGVPISSTVQAIQAIKEVTASLVGADAGKEMGVYLDYICSGLS from the coding sequence ATGCAAGACGCAATTACGGCTGTAATCAACTCTGCTGACGTTCAAGGTAAGTACCTCGACGGTGCCGCCATGGACAAACTGAAAAGCTACTTCGCCAGCGGTGAACTGCGGGTGCGGGCTGCCAGTGTAATCAGCGCCAACGCCGCCACCATCGTTAAAGAAGCTGTGGCTAAATCCCTGTTGTACTCTGATGTCACCCGTCCCGGTGGCAACATGTACACCACCCGTCGCTATGCGGCTTGTATCCGTGACTTGGACTACTACCTCCGCTATGCTACCTATGCCATGTTGGCTGGTGACGCTTCCATTCTCGATGAGCGCGTACTCAACGGTTTGAAAGAAACCTACAACTCCTTGGGTGTACCCATTTCCTCCACCGTTCAAGCTATCCAAGCCATCAAAGAAGTTACCGCTAGCCTGGTTGGTGCCGATGCTGGCAAAGAAATGGGCGTTTACCTCGACTACATCTGCTCTGGCTTGAGCTAG
- a CDS encoding allophycocyanin alpha chain: MSIVTKSIVNADAEARYLSPGELDRIKAFVTGGAARLRIAETLTGSRETIVKQAGDRLFQKRPDIVSPGGNAYGEEMTATCLRDMDYYLRLVTYGVVSGDVTPIEEIGLVGVREMYRSLGTPIEAVAQSVREMKEVASGLMSSDDAAEASAYFDFVIGAMS, encoded by the coding sequence ATGAGTATCGTCACGAAATCAATCGTGAATGCTGATGCAGAAGCCCGCTACCTGAGCCCGGGTGAACTGGATCGTATTAAAGCTTTCGTTACCGGCGGTGCCGCCCGTCTTCGCATTGCTGAAACCCTGACCGGTTCCCGCGAAACCATCGTTAAACAAGCTGGCGATCGCCTTTTCCAAAAACGTCCTGACATCGTTTCCCCCGGTGGCAATGCCTACGGTGAAGAAATGACCGCCACCTGCCTGCGGGACATGGACTATTACCTCCGTCTCGTCACCTACGGTGTGGTTTCCGGTGACGTTACCCCCATCGAAGAAATCGGTCTAGTGGGCGTACGGGAAATGTATCGTTCCCTCGGCACTCCCATTGAAGCCGTTGCTCAAAGTGTCCGGGAAATGAAAGAGGTTGCTTCTGGTTTGATGTCCTCCGACGACGCCGCCGAAGCCTCTGCCTACTTTGATTTCGTTATCGGTGCCATGAGCTAG
- a CDS encoding FkbM family methyltransferase, whose amino-acid sequence MSSPSISPPYQTMLDDLDGQVLQLDRQVFRRLANLGYHPQVIFDVGASNSGWSYYMKQVATEADFYLFEPLVDHVPDYQGLMAETLRVYPSFHLCKYALGDRDGTITVNVFDDPASSTTLSMGEGSPTTIGVSVPILTLDSALIKLGLPQPQVIKIDTQGNELSILRGAAQTLTKVDVLFIECWLYRGYGPETPLLTEIAHWLLPLNFRLWDVSEPYRGPQGELTTLDCIFINTAAGLTPDWYY is encoded by the coding sequence ATGTCTTCCCCCAGTATTTCTCCCCCATACCAAACAATGCTTGACGATCTGGATGGGCAGGTGCTCCAGCTAGACCGTCAGGTATTCCGCCGCTTGGCCAACTTGGGCTACCATCCCCAGGTGATTTTCGATGTGGGCGCTTCCAACAGTGGTTGGTCCTACTATATGAAGCAGGTGGCAACGGAGGCTGACTTCTATTTATTCGAGCCCTTGGTGGACCATGTGCCGGATTATCAAGGTCTGATGGCGGAAACATTGCGGGTTTACCCTTCTTTCCATCTATGTAAATATGCCCTCGGCGATCGGGATGGCACCATAACAGTTAACGTTTTTGACGACCCGGCCAGTAGCACCACTTTGTCCATGGGAGAGGGGAGCCCCACCACCATAGGGGTGTCAGTACCCATACTTACCCTGGATTCGGCTTTAATCAAGCTTGGTTTGCCCCAACCCCAGGTGATTAAAATCGACACCCAAGGTAATGAGTTGTCCATTCTCCGGGGAGCGGCCCAGACATTAACTAAAGTTGACGTTTTATTTATAGAGTGCTGGCTCTATCGGGGTTACGGCCCTGAAACCCCCCTGTTAACGGAAATTGCCCATTGGTTACTGCCACTCAATTTTCGCCTTTGGGATGTTTCCGAGCCCTACCGTGGTCCCCAGGGGGAATTGACTACTTTAGATTGCATTTTCATCAACACAGCAGCCGGCCTAACCCCAGATTGGTACTACTAG